Genomic DNA from Prunus persica cultivar Lovell chromosome G1, Prunus_persica_NCBIv2, whole genome shotgun sequence:
TACAAAGACTCAGCTTCCATACTCATTTTACTCTCTCCCTTACTGTCGACCTGACAAAATTTTGGACAGTGCCGAGAATCTTGGGGAAGTACTTCGTGGTGACCGTATTGAAAACTCCCCCTATGTGGTTAGTGTTATTGTACTTGTATAACTCTCAGGCTGCTTGTTTCTCCTATGGTCCTTAAATTATTGTGGATACTGTGCAGTTTAAAATGAGGGAGCCTCAGATGTGCAATATTGTCTGTCGGTTTACTCCTGATGCCAAAACTGTGAAGCAGTTTAAAGAGAAGATAGATGATGAGTATCGTGTGAACATGTACTTTTCAGACACTGGAAATGatttatactaaaaaaatatatgtgagGAAGTTGCATCTCTTATTGAAAGTCTCTTTTCTGTTAGGATCCTTGATAATCTGCCCCTCGTCGTACCCATTCAAAGGCCAGATCAGGAGGCTCCTACTGTTTACCAGCTTGGCTTTCATGTTGGGCTCAAAGGCCATTATGCTGGGGTATGTGCATGGTTCATTGGCACCAAAtaactttttgtttgggtATTATTATGGTTTTCTCTTGCTTATTCAATGTTATTGTTCTCAGAGCAAGGAAGAAAAGTATTTTATCCACAACCACTTGGCATTTACTGTCAAGTACCATAGAGATACACAAACTGAAACAGCAAGAATTGTGGGATTTGAGGTTAAACCATTCAGGTCAGTTTTCCAGCGCTTCCTGTTCCACTAAATGATTCCTTCCTGCTgaatcttcttttttaagtATCAATTGATGATATGTTTGTGGCTGTTGAATGTCTTCAGTGTTAAACACGAGTATGAAGGTAAATGGAATGATGCAAAGACTCGTTTAACCACCTGTGACCCCCATTCGAAACACACTGTTGTCAATTCTAACTCTCCTCAAGAAGTTGCTGAGAAGCAAGAAATTGTATTTACTTATGATGTAGAATTCCAGGTGCTCCTTTAACTTCAAATGTAACTCTTATTCCTAATGTCCCCCATTTAACTGAATATCCCTGATGCCAATGGTGATTGAACATGCATTGTCACTTGCTAGTATTCTCATGAACTGCTTTTTTCATGTCTATTGTTTAGGAAAGTGATGTGAAGTGGGCTTCTAGATGGGATGCTTATCTTTTGATGAGTGACGACCAAATCCACTGGTTCTCAATTGTCAATTCATTGATGATTGTCCTCTTCCTTTCTGGCATGGTAGCAATGATAATGCTAAGAACCCTCTACCGTGACATTTCCAAGTATAATGAACTTGAGACCCAGGAAGAAGCACAAGAAGAGACTGGATGGAAGCTTGTCCATGGGGATGTTTTCAGGGCTCCAAATAACTCCGACTTGCTCTGTGTATATGTTGGAACTGGCGTTCAGTTCTTTGGCATGATACTTGTGACAATGATCTTTGCTGTCCTTGGTTTCCTCTCCCCGTCTAACCGAGGTGGTCTTATGACAGCCATGCTCTTGCTTTGGGTCTTCATGGGACTTTTTGCCGGTTATGCCTCTGCTCGCTTATACAAGATGTTTAAAGGGACAGAATGGAAGAAAATTTCTTTCAGGACTGCAGTCATGTTCCCAGCAGTTGTCTCTGCCATTTTCATTGTCTTAAACACTCTGATTTGGGGCCAGAAATCATCCGGAGCTGTCCCATTTGGAACAATGTTTGCCCTGGTCTTTTTATGGTTCGGGATCTCAGTCCCACTTGTATTTGTTGGAGGCTATGTTGGGTTCAGGAAGCCAGCACTGGAGGACCCTGTGAAGACGAACAAAATCCCAAGGCAGATCCCAGAACAGGCCTGGTACATGAACCCAGTTTTCTCGATTCTAATTGGAGGAATCCTCCCATTCGGAGCAGTTTTCATTGAACTGTTCTTCATCCTCACTTCAATTTGGCTGAACCAGTTCTACTACATCtttggcttcctcttcttggtGTTCATCATCCTCATCGTCACATG
This window encodes:
- the LOC18788541 gene encoding transmembrane 9 superfamily member 8; amino-acid sequence: METRRSKAVRTLTIFLLLIHGAQSFYLPGVAPEDFIKGDDLKVKVNKLTSTKTQLPYSFYSLPYCRPDKILDSAENLGEVLRGDRIENSPYVFKMREPQMCNIVCRFTPDAKTVKQFKEKIDDEYRVNMILDNLPLVVPIQRPDQEAPTVYQLGFHVGLKGHYAGSKEEKYFIHNHLAFTVKYHRDTQTETARIVGFEVKPFSVKHEYEGKWNDAKTRLTTCDPHSKHTVVNSNSPQEVAEKQEIVFTYDVEFQESDVKWASRWDAYLLMSDDQIHWFSIVNSLMIVLFLSGMVAMIMLRTLYRDISKYNELETQEEAQEETGWKLVHGDVFRAPNNSDLLCVYVGTGVQFFGMILVTMIFAVLGFLSPSNRGGLMTAMLLLWVFMGLFAGYASARLYKMFKGTEWKKISFRTAVMFPAVVSAIFIVLNTLIWGQKSSGAVPFGTMFALVFLWFGISVPLVFVGGYVGFRKPALEDPVKTNKIPRQIPEQAWYMNPVFSILIGGILPFGAVFIELFFILTSIWLNQFYYIFGFLFLVFIILIVTCAEITIVLCYFQLCSEDYLWWWRSYLTSGSSAVYLFLYATFYFFTKLEITKLVSGMLYFGYMLIASYAFFVLTGTIGFYACFWFTRLIYSSVKID